A stretch of the Dioscorea cayenensis subsp. rotundata cultivar TDr96_F1 chromosome 4, TDr96_F1_v2_PseudoChromosome.rev07_lg8_w22 25.fasta, whole genome shotgun sequence genome encodes the following:
- the LOC120258200 gene encoding WRKY transcription factor 71-like: MSGGEKRELYGYHHFNDELSSFFGQRSESMGGTAGMLDLQNGEPPAALMSFNEFFHGPAYYNALTRAFDVSSSPEEGLGVSEGGKTMRDVEVESNIGGGVTPVTPNSSVSLSSTEAAGEEDSGRCKKDLQLGEEKVEEKGAENDAEKSKKLNKPRKKGEKRQREPRFAFMTKSEVDHLEDGYRWRKYGQKAVKNSPYPRSYYRCTTQKCTVKKRVERSYQDPTIVITTYEGQHTHQSPATLRGNSHILASSSSSIVPPGFPQQLLMHQMPSLNINHHHQQQMDANPSMFLQSLQTPRHQQFQIPDNYGLLQDIIPTLIHNNHP, translated from the exons ATGTCAGGAGGAGAGAAGAGAGAGTTATATGGGTATCATCACTTCAACGATGAGCTCTCATCGTTCTTTGGACAGAGATCGGAAAGCATGGGTGGCACTGCAGGCATGCTTGATCTGCAAAACGGAGAGCCTCCGGCTGCTTTGATGAGTTTCAATGAGTTTTTTCATGGTCCTGCTTACTATAATGCCTTGACGAGAGCTTTCGATGTGTCGAGCTCACCGGAGGAAGGGTTGGGAGTGAGTGAAGGGGGGAAGACGATGAGAGATGTGGAAGTGGAGAGTAATATTGGTGGTGGTGTGACACCGGTGACACCGAACTCATCGGTTTCTTTATCGTCGACGGAGGCTGCTGGGGAGGAGGATTCAGGAAGGTGCAAGAAGGATCTCCAATTAGGGGAGGAGAAGGTGGAAGAGAAAGGAGCTGAGAATGATGCTGAAAAGTCTAAGAAACT GAACAAGCCAAGGAAGAAAGGGGAGAAAAGACAAAGAGAACCACGCTTCGCTTTCATGACGAAAAGCGAAGTCGATCATCTTGAAGATGGATATAGATGGAGAAAATACGGCCAAAAGGCGGTCAAGAACAGCCCTTATCCAAG GAGCTATTATCGATGTACAACACAGAAATGCACGGTGaagaagagggttgagagatcATACCAAGACCCGACGATCGTGATCACCACGTATGAAGGGCAACATACTCATCAAAGCCCGGCAACACTTCGAGGAAACTCCCACATCTtggcttcatcttcttcatcgaTTGTGCCACCGGGTTTTCCTCAACAACTCTTGATGCATCAAATGCCTTCACTAAACAttaaccatcatcatcaacaacaaatgGATGCAAACCCTAGCATGTTCTTACAAAGCTTACAAACTCCACGTCATCAACAGTTTCAGATCCCTGATAATTATGGTCTTCTTCAAGATATCATTCCCACCCTCATTCATAACAATCAtccatga